DNA sequence from the Deltaproteobacteria bacterium genome:
TGCTCCGCCGTCTTCCGCACGACGTCGATCAGGATGTCCCTCTTCTCGTGGGACGCCGTGATATCGAGAAAGACGAGCTCGTCCGCCTCTTCGCGGTCGTACCGCCGCGCGATCTCCACCGGGTCTCCGGCGTCCCGCAGGTCCACGAACCGGACGCCCTTGACGACGCGGCCGTCCTTCACGTCCAGGCACGGGATGATCCGCTTGGCCAGCATTCCCGGGCTTGGGGCCCCTACTCCCGCTCCGCCTTCAGCGCCTCGGCCAGGTCGATCGAGCCGTCGTACAGGGCGCGGCCGATGATCGCGCCGGCCACCCCTTCGCCTTCCATCGCCTTGAGCCTGCTCAGGTCGTCGAGGGTGGTCACGCCGCCGGAGGCGATCACCGGGGTGGAGACGCCGTTCGCGAAATCGCGGATGGCGTCGAAGTTGGGACCCACCATCATCCCGTCACGCGCGATGTCCGTATAGATGAAGCAGGAGACGCCGCCCTCCTCGATCTGGCGAGCGAGCTCCACCGCGATGACGCCCGTCACCTCCACCCATCCGCGGATCGCCACACGACCGTCGCGCGCGTCGATCCCCGCCGCCACCTTTCCGGGGTAGGCGCGGGTGATCCGGGTGACCTCCTCGGGGCTGCGCACGATCGAGGTCCCCAGGATCACGCGGGACACACCCGCGGCGAAGTACCGGGACGCCGAATCGTAATTCCGCACGCCGCCTCCCACCTGAATCGGCACACCCGCCCCGGAGGCGATGCGGCAGATGATCTCCGCGTTTACCGGCCTGCCGAGAAACGCCCCGTCCAGGTCCACCACGTGGAGGCTGGACGCCCCCGCGGCGACGAACCGGCGGGCCACTTCCAGCGGAGAGTCCGAGAAGACCGTGGCGTCCTCGGCCCGTCCCTGGCGCAGCCGGACCGCCTTCCCCCCCTGGATGTCGATCGCCGGAATGACCTGGAACGGCACGATGTCCCCTCTTAAGCGGCTTCCGCGCAAAGGCGGCCGAAGTTCCCGAGGAGCCGCAGACCCGCGGCCTGGCTCTTCTCGGGGTGGAACTGGACGGCAAGGCGGTTTCCCCGGCCCACCGCGGCGGCGAACGGCACCCCGTACGTCGAACGGCACACCACGTCCCCGGGGACCGAAGGCGCGGCGTAGTACGAGTGCACGAAGTAGAAGTACGTCCCCGAGGGGATTCCGTGGAGAGCCGGAGGATCGCCGACCACTTCCACCTCGTTCCATCCCATGTGCGGCACCTTGAGCACACCTCCGTCCCGGGCCGGCATGTCGCCGGGAAACCGGACCACGTTCCCGGGGAAGAAGCCGATCCCCTCGTGGCGGCCGAACTCCTCGCTCCCGGAGAAGAGCAGCTGCATCCCCACGCAGATGCCGAGGAACGGCCGGTCCGAGGCGAGGTATTCCCGAAGGAACGGCAGCAGCCCTTGGCGGACGACGTTCCCCATGCAGTCGCGGAACGCCCCCACCCCGGGAAAAACGATCCCGCGGCAGGAGGAAAGCGCCTTCGGATCGCCGCTGACCAGGGTCGGGAAACCGAGGGACTCGAGGGCCTTGCTCACGCTGCGCAGGTTCCCCATCCCGTAGTCCACTACGCCGATGGCGGATCCCGG
Encoded proteins:
- the hisA gene encoding 1-(5-phosphoribosyl)-5-[(5-phosphoribosylamino)methylideneamino]imidazole-4-carboxamide isomerase is translated as MPFQVIPAIDIQGGKAVRLRQGRAEDATVFSDSPLEVARRFVAAGASSLHVVDLDGAFLGRPVNAEIICRIASGAGVPIQVGGGVRNYDSASRYFAAGVSRVILGTSIVRSPEEVTRITRAYPGKVAAGIDARDGRVAIRGWVEVTGVIAVELARQIEEGGVSCFIYTDIARDGMMVGPNFDAIRDFANGVSTPVIASGGVTTLDDLSRLKAMEGEGVAGAIIGRALYDGSIDLAEALKAERE
- the hisH gene encoding imidazole glycerol phosphate synthase subunit HisH, which produces MTPGSAIGVVDYGMGNLRSVSKALESLGFPTLVSGDPKALSSCRGIVFPGVGAFRDCMGNVVRQGLLPFLREYLASDRPFLGICVGMQLLFSGSEEFGRHEGIGFFPGNVVRFPGDMPARDGGVLKVPHMGWNEVEVVGDPPALHGIPSGTYFYFVHSYYAAPSVPGDVVCRSTYGVPFAAAVGRGNRLAVQFHPEKSQAAGLRLLGNFGRLCAEAA